A stretch of the Narcine bancroftii isolate sNarBan1 chromosome 14, sNarBan1.hap1, whole genome shotgun sequence genome encodes the following:
- the LOC138749394 gene encoding class A basic helix-loop-helix protein 9-like — protein sequence MPRPASRRKVHLEPADGSDEGGDCPESPDEGETAGEQRSKCRALRRTASPQQIEEARAKKRNRPVRSKARRIAANVRERKRILDYNQAFNALRLSLRHDLNGKRLSKIATLRRAISKISTLSRILRSTPAAAQRWACSHAECQRLAEEPRIGDRGEVYQVPMESWSFPAAAPCSEPNLLVPCSSPLYPKCAPETPFDFHQAPNSSPKDEPLTVSPQCYSSGNCQLGAARTVCQPTHVETFVDSALPLSWQFNCFPGTTYQQSLPMH from the coding sequence ATGCCGAGGCCAGCCAGCAGGAGGAAAGTTCATTTGGAGCCAGCCGATGGCTCGGATGAAGGGGGTGACTGTCCCGAGTCCCCGGACGAAGGCGAAACTGCGGGGGAACAGAGGAGCAAGTGCCGAGCGTTGAGGAGGACCGCCAGCCCACAGCAGATCGAGGAAGCCAGAGCCAAAAAACGCAACAGACCCGTGCGATCCAAGGCCAGGCGGATCGCAGCCAACGTCAGAGAGAGGAAGCGAATACTGGACTACAACCAAGCTTTCAACGCCCTGCGGTTGAGCCTGAGGCATGACCTGAACGGCAAGAGGTTATCCAAGATCGCCACGTTGAGGCGGGCCATCAGCAAGATCTCCACTCTGTCCAGGATCCTGCGCTCGACCCCCGCCGCCGCACAGAGGTGGGCGTGCAGCCACGCCGAGTGCCAGCGCCTGGCCGAGGAGCCAAGGATCGGGGACCGTGGTGAGGTCTACCAGGTCCCAATGGAAAGCTGGTCCTTTCCCGCAGCGGCTCCTTGCAGCGAGCCCAACCTTCTGGTCCCCTGCTCCTCGCCTCTCTACCCCAAGTGCGCACCCGAGACGCCCTTCGACTTCCACCAAGCCCCGAACAGCAGCCCGAAGGACGAGCCTTTGACGGTCAGCCCGCAGTGCTACTCCAGTGGGAACTGCCAACTTGGGGCGGCGAGAACAGTGTGTCAGCCAACCCACGTGGAGACCTTCGTTGACTCTGCCCTGCCATTATCTTGGCAATTCAATTGCTTCCCGGGAACTACCTACCAACAGAGTCTCCCCATGCATTGA